In Rosa chinensis cultivar Old Blush chromosome 1, RchiOBHm-V2, whole genome shotgun sequence, a genomic segment contains:
- the LOC112203057 gene encoding uncharacterized protein LOC112203057, translated as MGSQPGRAPNEERFRESRGKNMMEDYFVERPVFSEEVFQTRYRMSHNVFNRISSDLCRYDPYFVQKSDAAGKVGLLLQQKLTCSLRMLAYGAGANQCAEYCRMAKSTSIEALKLFTRGIVNLYSAEYLRAPNPANLRRLLAKSKRRGFPRMIGSIDCMHWKWKNCPTGWAGEYSGRKRVPTIILEAVASYDTWIWHAFFGMPGSCNDLNVLAKSPLFDELTAGRAPWIQFQANNRIHNLGYYLADGIYSQWATFVKSIPRPTRPKDLKFSQA; from the coding sequence ATGGGTTCTCAACCAGGGCGTGCACCGAATGAGGAGCGATTTAGGGAATCAAGAGGGAAAAACATGATGGAAGATTACTTTGTGGAGCGTCCAGTTTTCAGTGAAGAGGTATTCCAGACAAGGTATAGGATGAGTCACAATGTGTTCAACCGCATCTCCAGTGACCTTTGTCGCTATGACCCGTACTTTGTCCAGAAATCAGATGCTGCAGGCAAAGTCGGACTACTTCTCCAGCAGAAGCTGACATGTTCCTTAAGAATGCTTGCTTATGGTGCCGGGGCAAATCAATGTGCTGAGTATTGTCGGATGGCGAAATCTACCTCCATTGAGGCTCTGAAACTATTTACAAGAGGAATCGTTAATCTGTACTCGGCAGAATACCTCCGGGCTCCTAATCCGGCCAACCTCAGAAGACTTCTCGCCAAATCTAAGAGAAGGGGCTTTCCTAGGATGATTGGAAGCATCGACTGCATGCACTGGAAATGGAAGAATTGCCCAACAGGTTGGGCTGGAGAATACAGCGGTCGAAAACGTGTGCCCACTATCATCCTCGAAGCAGTCGCTTCTTATGACACATGGATATGGCATGCCTTCTTTGGAATGCCTGGATCATGCAACGACCTCAACGTCCTTGCTAAGTCCCCGTTGTTTGACGAGCTCACTGCTGGTCGAGCCCCTTGGATCCAATTTCAAGCAAATAACAGGATTCACAATTTAGGGTACTATCTCGCTGATGGTATCTATTCGCAATGGGCGACTTTCGTGAAATCAATTCCAAGGCCGACACGACCCAAGGATCTAAAGTTTTCCCAAGCTTAA
- the LOC112203046 gene encoding wall-associated receptor kinase 2 translates to MALVVHGKMLLMKRSLVLLAAATTLLADKTPSPPQAKPNCPDRCGNLSIPYPFGIGEGCYLPLKGKKKQFELACNYSTKPPSLTWPTDRSASISGFHLAEGELEVMNSISKDCYNKSGFNVEEYFSLSWSPPFSLSGRKNSFVAIGCDTSAAFLGFRGQKQIMTGCMSVCLDINTVDLNSCTGVGCCQTKIPDELNNLTVRLDSYFNHSYVREFNPCSYAFVVKDGYFNFSGTRSFKELKNMEQVPLIGNWQIGNETCDVAKKNAVSYACKANSVCVNRSKSPWPAGYYCQCSPGYEGNPYIGCRDIDECLAEINPCGNGTCKNIPGSYSCKCKKGFKSDGPFKCIARPTANNSALKISLGICIGFFVLLVVIFGLYREYKRRQFNEMKKKYFEANGGPKLQLQLKQLASQKEPLAVQIFTEEELKKATKNYDENEKLGEGGYGIVYKGVLDKRVVAIKISKMTAQVESDQFINEVIVLSQISHRNVVRLLGCCLETKTPMLVYEYVGSGTLYDHIHKKKGQLLSFAQRLKIAAETATALSYLHHSTTTQIVHRDVKATNILLDEKLMAKVSDFGASKLIPDDKTQLSTLVQGTLGYLDPEYLQSNTLTEKSDVYSFGVVLVELLTSENVIRFDKTEAERNLANVFVSTIEKKGLRALGPILDDEIVKDGNWEIIEKVANLAQRCLSVKGDERPTMKEIERELDEIRKTSAKQPDGKKLYASSSKETDPSLESHSDAYNVEISDEGDGGSTGIISSTEYDASMQNQAQKSSSYGR, encoded by the exons ATGGCCTTAGTAGTACATGGGAAAATGCTTCTTATGAAACGCTCATTAGTCTTATTAGCAGCTGCAACGACATTGCTAGCTGATAAAACCCCCTCGCCGCCTCAAGCCAAGCCCAACTGCCCAGACCGCTGTGGTAACCTGTCAATTCCATATCCATTTGGCATCGGTGAAGGCTGTTATTTACCACTGAAGGGAAAGAAAAAGCAATTCGAACTCGCTTGTAATTATTCTACTAAACCCCCATCATTGACCTGGCCGACGGACCGCTCCGCCAGTATCTCTGGTTTTCACCTTGCTGAGGGTGAGTTGGAAGTCATGAATTCGATAAGCAAGGATTGTTACAACAAGAGCGGTTTTAATGTAGAGGaatacttctctctctcttggtCTCCTCCTTTCAGCCTTTCCGGTCGAAAAAACAGCTTCGTCGCCATAGGCTGCGACACTTCTGCTGCTTTCCTGGGTTTTCGTGGCCAAAAACAAATCATGACGGGGTGCATGTCCGTGTGCCTCGATATTAACACCGTGGATCTAAACTCTTGCACCGGTGTCGGTTGTTGCCAGACCAAGATCCCTGATGAACTGAATAATTTGACTGTGAGATTGGATAGCTATTTCAATCATTCGTATGTACGGGAATTCAATCCCTGCAGCTATGCCTTCGTTGTGAAAGATGGCTACTTTAACTTCAGCGGTACGAGGAGTTTCAAAGAGCTCAAGAACATGGAGCAGGTTCCACTTATCGGTAATTGGCAGATTGGAAATGAGACATGCGATGTAGCTAAAAAGAATGCCGTGAGTTATGCATGCAAGGCAAATTCCGTGTGCGTCAACCGGAGCAAGAGCCCATGGCCTGCAGGTTACTACTGCCAATGCTCACCAGGCTACGAAGGGAACCCATACATCGGTTGCCGAG ATATTGACGAGTGTTTGGCTGAAATTAACCCATGCGGGAATGGAACGTGCAAGAATATACCTGGAAGTTACTCTTGTAAATGTAAAAAAGGGTTCAAAAGTGATGGTCCTTTCAAGTGCATTGCTCGTCCCACGGCAAACAACAGTGCTCTGAAAATTTCACTGG GTATTTGTATAGGCTTCTTTGTTCTATTAGTCGTGATTTTTGGATTATATCGCGAATACAAGAGAAGACAGTTCAacgaaatgaaaaaaaagtatTTTGAAGCAAACGGCGGGCCAAAATTACAACTACAATTGAAGCAATTGGCTAGTCAAAAAGAACCTCTTGCAGTGCAAATCTTTACTGAAGAAGAACTTAAGAAGGCAACAAAGAATTACgatgaaaatgaaaaacttGGAGAAGGAGGCTATGGAATAGTCTACAAAGGCGTACTCGATAAAAGAGTGGTTGCAATAAAGATATCCAAAATGACTGCCCAGGTTGAAAGTGATCAATTTATCAATGAGGTCATTGTTCTTTCTCAAATCAGTCATAGAAATGTGGTGAGGCTGCTAGGCTGTTGTTTGGAGACAAAAACGCCTATGCTAGTTTACGAGTATGTTGGTAGTGGAACTCTTtatgaccacattcataaaAAGAAAGGACAACTACTTTCATTTGCACAACGATTGAAGATAGCAGCAGAAACTGCGACAGCACTTTCATACTTACATCACTCCACCACCACGCAAATTGTTCATCGAGATGTCAAGGCAACGAATATACTGTTGGATGAGAAACTTATGGCCAAAGTGTCGGACTTCGGAGCTTCAAAACTTATTCCTGACGACAAAACTCAACTTTCAACTCTAGTGCAGGGGACATTGGGATACTTGGACCCTGAATATCTTCAGTCCAACACTCTGACAGAAAAGAGTGACGTTTATAGCTTTGGAGTCGTCCTCGTGGAGCTACTGACAAGCGAGAATGTAATTCGTTTTGATAAAACCGAGGCAGAGAGAAACCTGGCCAACGTCTTTGTTtctacaattgaaaaaaaaggcCTGCGCGCATTGGGTCCAATTCTTGACGATGAAATAGTCAAGGATGGAAACTGGGAGATCATCGAAAAAGTTGCCAATCTTGCCCAAAGATGCTTAAGTGTGAAAGGAGACGAAAGGCCTACCATGAAAGAAATAGAGAGGGAGCTAGATGAAATACGGAAAACTTCCGCAAAGCAACCAGATGGGAAGAAGCTTTATGCCTCCTCTTCCAAAGAGACGGACCCCTCTCTTGAGTCACATTCAGACGCTTACAATGTGGAGATCAGTGATGAAGGCGATGGTGGTTCTACTGGCATTATTAGCAGTACAGAGTATGACGCCAGCATGCAAAATCAAGCCCAAAAGTCGTCCAGTTATGGTCGATAA